In Akkermansia muciniphila, one DNA window encodes the following:
- a CDS encoding peptidylprolyl isomerase → MATDKNITIHTSKGDIKLTVFASKTPVTVASFLNLASKGFYDGLKFHRVIPDFMIQGGDPTGTGMGGPGYRFEDECRPDLKHDGPGVLSMANAGPGTNGSQFFITHVPTDWLNGKHTVFGKVTEGQSVVDSIKQGDTISGITIEDNADDLFAEQADRIAAWNKALGK, encoded by the coding sequence ATGGCAACTGACAAAAATATCACCATCCATACTTCCAAGGGCGACATCAAGCTGACGGTGTTTGCTTCCAAGACGCCCGTGACGGTGGCTTCCTTTCTGAATCTGGCTTCCAAGGGGTTTTATGACGGGCTCAAGTTTCACCGCGTGATTCCGGATTTCATGATTCAGGGCGGCGACCCCACCGGCACGGGCATGGGAGGTCCCGGCTACAGGTTTGAAGACGAGTGCCGCCCGGACCTCAAGCATGACGGCCCCGGCGTGCTTTCCATGGCGAACGCGGGCCCCGGCACCAACGGTTCCCAGTTCTTCATCACCCATGTGCCCACCGACTGGCTGAATGGCAAGCACACCGTCTTCGGCAAGGTGACGGAAGGCCAGAGCGTAGTGGATTCCATTAAGCAGGGAGACACCATCTCCGGCATTACGATTGAAGATAATGCGGATGATCTGTTTGCGGAACAGGCCGACCGCATTGCCGCGTGGAACAAGGCGCTTGGTAAATAA